One region of Panulirus ornatus isolate Po-2019 chromosome 42, ASM3632096v1, whole genome shotgun sequence genomic DNA includes:
- the LOC139761905 gene encoding clavesin-2-like, giving the protein MDVCDLNGPWGRHMPAPYSCEELGLEERTKEDLAPLPDTNHAIQQLHALLPTRPDVAFLRTDHPFLLRFLRAKKFRVGDAFLLLCRYFEYRQRHRELFRGLSVGGGGGGDCDGGGETGIQAALLDGLPGVLAERDPCGRPVIVLLASNWDHSRYDVRTVYQAVLLTLERLVEDEAVQAAGVVAILDWSNFPARLTTSLTPKLLRLMLDGLQDAFPLRLGSLHLVNQPWYVEAALGLARPFLKEKLRSRIHVHGNNLAMLHAQVPPRLLPAELGGEGGEYHAHTWASTMLNYIPNQPNDKSKQNSTSTKTTQAQTPTSVTTPSYSSKTPSITNSLYESSAADTTITASQNTPLVDKVDNVARTTSFASLLFGKNDSETATNGNVSEGEDAALKAH; this is encoded by the exons ATGGACGTGTGTGACCTGAACGGTCCGTGGGGCAGACACATGCCAGCGCCCTACAGCTGCGAAGAGCTGGGCCtggaggagagaacaaaggaagacTTGGCACCTCTTCCCGACACGAACCACGCAATACAGCAGCTACATGCTCTTCTCCCTACCAGACCAGACGTTG CATTCCTGAGGACTGATCATCCCTTCCTGCTACGTTTTCTGAGGGCTAAGAAATTCAGAGTGGGAGATGCTTTCCTCCTCTTGTGCCGCTACTTTGAATACAGACAGCGTCACCGCGAGCTGTTCCGTGGActgagtgttgggggtggcggcggtggtgactGTGACGGCGGTGGGGAGACTGGCATACAGGCAGCTTTACTGGATGGCCTCCCAGGAGTGCTGGCAGAGAGAGACCCATGTGGGAGGCCAGTCATTGTCCTCTTGGCAAGCAACTGGGACCATTCCAG GTATGATGTGCGGACTGTGTACCAGGCAGTCCTGTTAACACTGGAACGTCTAGTTGAAGACGAAGCTGTTCAGGCAGCAGGGGTCGTAGCTATCCTTGATTGGTCCAATTTCCCTGCGCGTCTGACCACTAGTTTAACACCTAAACTCTTAAGACTCATGCTTGATGGTCTTCAG GATGCATTTCCATTACGTTTGGGGTCCCTACACCTGGTCAACCAGCCATGGTATGTTGAGGCAGCACTGGGTCTTGCTCGGCCCTTTTTGAAGGAGAAACTTCGCTCCAGG ATACATGTTCATGGTAACAATCTAGCCATGCTTCATGCTCAAGTACCACCAAGACTTCTACCAGCTGAAttaggaggtgaaggtggagaatACCATGCACATACCTGGGCCTCCACCATGCTCAACTACATTCCAAACCAGCCAAATGATAAGTCTAAGCAGAATTCCACATCCACAAAAACTACACAAGCACAGACGCCTACGAGTGTAACCACACCTTCCTACTCCTCTAAGACTCCAAGTATAACAAATTCACTTTATGAATCATCTGCTGCCGATACCACCATCACAGCCTCACAGAACACCCCACTGGTAGACAAGGTGGATAATGTTGCTAGAACAACCAGTTTTGCATCATTACTCTTTGGGAAGAATGACTCTGAAACTGCCACCAATGGGAATGTTAGTGAGGGTGAAGATGCAGCACTGAAAGCTCACTAG